The Excalfactoria chinensis isolate bCotChi1 chromosome 28, bCotChi1.hap2, whole genome shotgun sequence genome includes a window with the following:
- the LARP4 gene encoding la-related protein 4 isoform X3: MLLFVEQVTSKGAGLNPNAKVWQEGPQGSGEAAPPSNGTELPWHEPAAVAGTQTEGNAEISEESCKHYEVMYSTSCEAARNGTGIDEAAANGIVLTTEDLGYQIYEVAGEGNSIVSTEDIRECLRKQLEFCFSRENLSKDLYLMSQMDSDQFVPIWTIANMEGIKKLTTDMDLILDVLRSSPMVQVDETGEKVRPNHKRCIVILREIPETTPVEEVKALFKNENCPKVISCEFAHNNNWYVTFQSDTDAQQAFKYLREEVKTFQGKPIMARIKAINTFFAKNGYRVVDSSVYAQPVQTQAQFASPLFMQPVYSPQQYSIYSIVPQTWSPNPAPYFETPLAPFPNGGFVNGFNTPGSYKTSAASLSIGRPFHRNRVKPHFRSSHSSEHAAEGPAAAGTVSVGDGPLNRTNSRNFVMERHNSTLTGHQEQGYSQKDSPTMQMEQNGDYGIGRGRRNIFRGRRRREDDRISRPQPSTETKTQTPKFDLLASNFPPLPGSTAKIPGEPVLESRMSDVVKGIGKEKESKDLLPSCPASAQEEQTHSVVQQAVSSSAQAEAVVLSAVQTESKPEEVSVQKDVKSHTSPPASVCPVSAAKPPRTNTTSSPTNTSAAPAVVVQEPRKLSYAEVCQKPPKEPPPVPVQPLRELRTNIDPPAKSDNSAAAERAPEKAADKAEGRMKDHSGFRGSGAPRGAAGKIREQRRQFGRRSSPQGAPRRVGKEQYKEQYVPPRSPK; this comes from the exons ATGCTGCTGTTCGTGGAG CAGGTAACATCCAAAGGAGCTGGCCTGAACCCCAACGCCAAGGTGTGGCAGGAGGGTCCCCAGGGCAGCGGCGAGGCGGCGCCGCCAAGCAATGGCACGGAGCTGCCATGGCACGAAccagcagctgtggcagggACTCAGACTGAGG GTAACGCAGAGATTTCGGAGGAGAGCTGCAAGCACTATGAAGTGATGTACTCCACGTCGTGTGAAGCTGCGAGAAATGGCACAGGAATCGATGAAGCAGCTGCTAATGGAATTGTCCTAACAACAGAAGATCTTGGATACCAAATCTATGAAGTGGCTG GTGAAGGCAACTCCATTGTGTCCACAGAAGATATTAGAGAATGTTTGAGGAAACAACTCGAGTTCTGCTTCTCACG TGAGAATCTTTCCAAGGATCTCTACTTGATGTCCCAAATGGACAGCGATCAGTTTGTTCCAATATGGACGATTGCTAACATGGAAGGTATTAAGAAGCTGACAACTGATATGGACCTTATTCTGGATGTTTTGAGAT CTTCCCCTATGGTACAAGTGGATGAGACAGGGGAGAAAGTCAGACCAAACCACAAACGATGTATTGTCATTCTGCGTGAGATCCCTGAAACGACACCTGTAGag GAGGTTAAGGCTTTGTTTAAAAACGAAAATTGCCCCAAAGTCATAAGCTGTGAGTTTGCTCACAACAACAACTGGTACGTTACATTCCAGTCTGACACAGATGCTCAACAG GCATTTAAATACTTAAGGGAAGAAGTGAAAACCTTTCAGGGCAAGCCAATAATG GCCAGGATAAAAGCCATCAACACGTTTTTTGCTAAGAATGGTTACCGGGTAGTGGATTCCAGTGTTTATGCACAGCCTGTTCAAACACAAGCACAGTTTGCCTCACCGCTGTTTATGCAGCCTGTATATAGTCCTCAGCAGTACTCTATTTACAGCATCGTGCCTCAGACATGGTCTCCAAATCCTGCACCTTACTTTGAGACACCGCTG GCCCCCTTTCCTAACGGTGGATTTGTGAATGGCTTTAATACACCAGGATCGTATAAAACAAGTGCTGCTTCTTTGAGTATAGGTCGCCCATTCCATAGGAATCG TGTGAAGCCTCACTTCCGATCATCACACAGCTCAGAGCACGCTGCGGAGGGTCCAGCTGCTGCCGGTACCGTGTCAGTGGGGGATGGACCACTGAATAGAACCAACTCAAGGAATTTTGTTATGGAGAGACATAACAGCACACTAACGGGGCACCAAGAACAAGGCTATTCCCAGAAGGATTCTCCTACCATGCAGATGGAGCAGAATGGAGATTATGGCATCGGCAGGGGCAG GAGGAACATCTTCAGAGGTCGGAGGAGACGAGAAGATGACCGGATTTCA AGACCTCAGCcttcaacagaaacaaagactCAGACACCAAAGTTTGATTTGCTAGCATCGAATTTCCCACCTTTGCCTGGTAGTACAGCAAAAATACCAGGAGAGCCTGTGCTGGAGAGCAGAATGTCTGATGTAGTCAAGGGAATCGGCAAAGAAAAG gaaagcaaagatTTGCTGCCCAGCTGTCCGGCTTCTGCTCAGGAGGAACAGACACACAGCGTTGTCCAGCAGGCTGTGAGTTCATCGGCGCAGGCTGAAGCTGTGGTGTTGAG TGCAGTTCAGACAGAGAGCAAACCAGAAGAAGTGTCTGTACAGAAGGATGTTAAAAGCCACACGTCCCCACCTGCGTCTGTCTGTCCTGTCAGTGCTGCAAAGCCACCAAGGACGAACACCACCTCGTCTCCTACTAACACaagtgcagctcctgcagtggtGGTGCAG GAGCCGCGCAAGCTGAGTTATGCAGAAGTTTGCCAGAAGCCCCCGAAGGAGCCGCCTCCCGTCCCTGTTCAGCCTCTCAGGGAGCTTCGCACCAACATAGATCCCCCTGCCAAAAGCGACAACAGCGCTGCAGCTGAGAGGGCTCCGGAGAAGGCTGCTGACAAAGCTGAGGGCCGGATGAAGGATCACTCCGGGTTCCGAGGCAGTGGAGCGCCCCGGGGAGCTGCGGGGAAAATCAGGGAACAGAGACGCCAGTTTGGACGCAGATCATCGCCTCAGGGAGCGCCGCGGCGTGTGGGCAAGGAGCAGTACAAGGAGCAGTACGTGCCACCTCGGTCACCAAAGTAA
- the LARP4 gene encoding la-related protein 4 isoform X2, giving the protein MLLFVEVTSKGAGLNPNAKVWQEGPQGSGEAAPPSNGTELPWHEPAAVAGTQTEGNAEISEESCKHYEVMYSTSCEAARNGTGIDEAAANGIVLTTEDLGYQIYEVAGEGNSIVSTEDIRECLRKQLEFCFSRENLSKDLYLMSQMDSDQFVPIWTIANMEGIKKLTTDMDLILDVLRSSPMVQVDETGEKVRPNHKRCIVILREIPETTPVEEVKALFKNENCPKVISCEFAHNNNWYVTFQSDTDAQQAFKYLREEVKTFQGKPIMARIKAINTFFAKNGYRVVDSSVYAQPVQTQAQFASPLFMQPVYSPQQYSIYSIVPQTWSPNPAPYFETPLAPFPNGGFVNGFNTPGSYKTSAASLSIGRPFHRNRVKPHFRSSHSSEHAAEGPAAAGTVSVGDGPLNRTNSRNFVMERHNSTLTGHQEQGYSQKDSPTMQMEQNGDYGIGRGRRNIFRGRRRREDDRISRPQPSTETKTQTPKFDLLASNFPPLPGSTAKIPGEPVLESRMSDVVKGIGKEKESKDLLPSCPASAQEEQTHSVVQQAVSSSAQAEAVVLSSAVQTESKPEEVSVQKDVKSHTSPPASVCPVSAAKPPRTNTTSSPTNTSAAPAVVVQEPRKLSYAEVCQKPPKEPPPVPVQPLRELRTNIDPPAKSDNSAAAERAPEKAADKAEGRMKDHSGFRGSGAPRGAAGKIREQRRQFGRRSSPQGAPRRVGKEQYKEQYVPPRSPK; this is encoded by the exons ATGCTGCTGTTCGTGGAG GTAACATCCAAAGGAGCTGGCCTGAACCCCAACGCCAAGGTGTGGCAGGAGGGTCCCCAGGGCAGCGGCGAGGCGGCGCCGCCAAGCAATGGCACGGAGCTGCCATGGCACGAAccagcagctgtggcagggACTCAGACTGAGG GTAACGCAGAGATTTCGGAGGAGAGCTGCAAGCACTATGAAGTGATGTACTCCACGTCGTGTGAAGCTGCGAGAAATGGCACAGGAATCGATGAAGCAGCTGCTAATGGAATTGTCCTAACAACAGAAGATCTTGGATACCAAATCTATGAAGTGGCTG GTGAAGGCAACTCCATTGTGTCCACAGAAGATATTAGAGAATGTTTGAGGAAACAACTCGAGTTCTGCTTCTCACG TGAGAATCTTTCCAAGGATCTCTACTTGATGTCCCAAATGGACAGCGATCAGTTTGTTCCAATATGGACGATTGCTAACATGGAAGGTATTAAGAAGCTGACAACTGATATGGACCTTATTCTGGATGTTTTGAGAT CTTCCCCTATGGTACAAGTGGATGAGACAGGGGAGAAAGTCAGACCAAACCACAAACGATGTATTGTCATTCTGCGTGAGATCCCTGAAACGACACCTGTAGag GAGGTTAAGGCTTTGTTTAAAAACGAAAATTGCCCCAAAGTCATAAGCTGTGAGTTTGCTCACAACAACAACTGGTACGTTACATTCCAGTCTGACACAGATGCTCAACAG GCATTTAAATACTTAAGGGAAGAAGTGAAAACCTTTCAGGGCAAGCCAATAATG GCCAGGATAAAAGCCATCAACACGTTTTTTGCTAAGAATGGTTACCGGGTAGTGGATTCCAGTGTTTATGCACAGCCTGTTCAAACACAAGCACAGTTTGCCTCACCGCTGTTTATGCAGCCTGTATATAGTCCTCAGCAGTACTCTATTTACAGCATCGTGCCTCAGACATGGTCTCCAAATCCTGCACCTTACTTTGAGACACCGCTG GCCCCCTTTCCTAACGGTGGATTTGTGAATGGCTTTAATACACCAGGATCGTATAAAACAAGTGCTGCTTCTTTGAGTATAGGTCGCCCATTCCATAGGAATCG TGTGAAGCCTCACTTCCGATCATCACACAGCTCAGAGCACGCTGCGGAGGGTCCAGCTGCTGCCGGTACCGTGTCAGTGGGGGATGGACCACTGAATAGAACCAACTCAAGGAATTTTGTTATGGAGAGACATAACAGCACACTAACGGGGCACCAAGAACAAGGCTATTCCCAGAAGGATTCTCCTACCATGCAGATGGAGCAGAATGGAGATTATGGCATCGGCAGGGGCAG GAGGAACATCTTCAGAGGTCGGAGGAGACGAGAAGATGACCGGATTTCA AGACCTCAGCcttcaacagaaacaaagactCAGACACCAAAGTTTGATTTGCTAGCATCGAATTTCCCACCTTTGCCTGGTAGTACAGCAAAAATACCAGGAGAGCCTGTGCTGGAGAGCAGAATGTCTGATGTAGTCAAGGGAATCGGCAAAGAAAAG gaaagcaaagatTTGCTGCCCAGCTGTCCGGCTTCTGCTCAGGAGGAACAGACACACAGCGTTGTCCAGCAGGCTGTGAGTTCATCGGCGCAGGCTGAAGCTGTGGTGTTGAG CAGTGCAGTTCAGACAGAGAGCAAACCAGAAGAAGTGTCTGTACAGAAGGATGTTAAAAGCCACACGTCCCCACCTGCGTCTGTCTGTCCTGTCAGTGCTGCAAAGCCACCAAGGACGAACACCACCTCGTCTCCTACTAACACaagtgcagctcctgcagtggtGGTGCAG GAGCCGCGCAAGCTGAGTTATGCAGAAGTTTGCCAGAAGCCCCCGAAGGAGCCGCCTCCCGTCCCTGTTCAGCCTCTCAGGGAGCTTCGCACCAACATAGATCCCCCTGCCAAAAGCGACAACAGCGCTGCAGCTGAGAGGGCTCCGGAGAAGGCTGCTGACAAAGCTGAGGGCCGGATGAAGGATCACTCCGGGTTCCGAGGCAGTGGAGCGCCCCGGGGAGCTGCGGGGAAAATCAGGGAACAGAGACGCCAGTTTGGACGCAGATCATCGCCTCAGGGAGCGCCGCGGCGTGTGGGCAAGGAGCAGTACAAGGAGCAGTACGTGCCACCTCGGTCACCAAAGTAA
- the LARP4 gene encoding la-related protein 4 isoform X1, with protein MLLFVEQVTSKGAGLNPNAKVWQEGPQGSGEAAPPSNGTELPWHEPAAVAGTQTEGNAEISEESCKHYEVMYSTSCEAARNGTGIDEAAANGIVLTTEDLGYQIYEVAGEGNSIVSTEDIRECLRKQLEFCFSRENLSKDLYLMSQMDSDQFVPIWTIANMEGIKKLTTDMDLILDVLRSSPMVQVDETGEKVRPNHKRCIVILREIPETTPVEEVKALFKNENCPKVISCEFAHNNNWYVTFQSDTDAQQAFKYLREEVKTFQGKPIMARIKAINTFFAKNGYRVVDSSVYAQPVQTQAQFASPLFMQPVYSPQQYSIYSIVPQTWSPNPAPYFETPLAPFPNGGFVNGFNTPGSYKTSAASLSIGRPFHRNRVKPHFRSSHSSEHAAEGPAAAGTVSVGDGPLNRTNSRNFVMERHNSTLTGHQEQGYSQKDSPTMQMEQNGDYGIGRGRRNIFRGRRRREDDRISRPQPSTETKTQTPKFDLLASNFPPLPGSTAKIPGEPVLESRMSDVVKGIGKEKESKDLLPSCPASAQEEQTHSVVQQAVSSSAQAEAVVLSSAVQTESKPEEVSVQKDVKSHTSPPASVCPVSAAKPPRTNTTSSPTNTSAAPAVVVQEPRKLSYAEVCQKPPKEPPPVPVQPLRELRTNIDPPAKSDNSAAAERAPEKAADKAEGRMKDHSGFRGSGAPRGAAGKIREQRRQFGRRSSPQGAPRRVGKEQYKEQYVPPRSPK; from the exons ATGCTGCTGTTCGTGGAG CAGGTAACATCCAAAGGAGCTGGCCTGAACCCCAACGCCAAGGTGTGGCAGGAGGGTCCCCAGGGCAGCGGCGAGGCGGCGCCGCCAAGCAATGGCACGGAGCTGCCATGGCACGAAccagcagctgtggcagggACTCAGACTGAGG GTAACGCAGAGATTTCGGAGGAGAGCTGCAAGCACTATGAAGTGATGTACTCCACGTCGTGTGAAGCTGCGAGAAATGGCACAGGAATCGATGAAGCAGCTGCTAATGGAATTGTCCTAACAACAGAAGATCTTGGATACCAAATCTATGAAGTGGCTG GTGAAGGCAACTCCATTGTGTCCACAGAAGATATTAGAGAATGTTTGAGGAAACAACTCGAGTTCTGCTTCTCACG TGAGAATCTTTCCAAGGATCTCTACTTGATGTCCCAAATGGACAGCGATCAGTTTGTTCCAATATGGACGATTGCTAACATGGAAGGTATTAAGAAGCTGACAACTGATATGGACCTTATTCTGGATGTTTTGAGAT CTTCCCCTATGGTACAAGTGGATGAGACAGGGGAGAAAGTCAGACCAAACCACAAACGATGTATTGTCATTCTGCGTGAGATCCCTGAAACGACACCTGTAGag GAGGTTAAGGCTTTGTTTAAAAACGAAAATTGCCCCAAAGTCATAAGCTGTGAGTTTGCTCACAACAACAACTGGTACGTTACATTCCAGTCTGACACAGATGCTCAACAG GCATTTAAATACTTAAGGGAAGAAGTGAAAACCTTTCAGGGCAAGCCAATAATG GCCAGGATAAAAGCCATCAACACGTTTTTTGCTAAGAATGGTTACCGGGTAGTGGATTCCAGTGTTTATGCACAGCCTGTTCAAACACAAGCACAGTTTGCCTCACCGCTGTTTATGCAGCCTGTATATAGTCCTCAGCAGTACTCTATTTACAGCATCGTGCCTCAGACATGGTCTCCAAATCCTGCACCTTACTTTGAGACACCGCTG GCCCCCTTTCCTAACGGTGGATTTGTGAATGGCTTTAATACACCAGGATCGTATAAAACAAGTGCTGCTTCTTTGAGTATAGGTCGCCCATTCCATAGGAATCG TGTGAAGCCTCACTTCCGATCATCACACAGCTCAGAGCACGCTGCGGAGGGTCCAGCTGCTGCCGGTACCGTGTCAGTGGGGGATGGACCACTGAATAGAACCAACTCAAGGAATTTTGTTATGGAGAGACATAACAGCACACTAACGGGGCACCAAGAACAAGGCTATTCCCAGAAGGATTCTCCTACCATGCAGATGGAGCAGAATGGAGATTATGGCATCGGCAGGGGCAG GAGGAACATCTTCAGAGGTCGGAGGAGACGAGAAGATGACCGGATTTCA AGACCTCAGCcttcaacagaaacaaagactCAGACACCAAAGTTTGATTTGCTAGCATCGAATTTCCCACCTTTGCCTGGTAGTACAGCAAAAATACCAGGAGAGCCTGTGCTGGAGAGCAGAATGTCTGATGTAGTCAAGGGAATCGGCAAAGAAAAG gaaagcaaagatTTGCTGCCCAGCTGTCCGGCTTCTGCTCAGGAGGAACAGACACACAGCGTTGTCCAGCAGGCTGTGAGTTCATCGGCGCAGGCTGAAGCTGTGGTGTTGAG CAGTGCAGTTCAGACAGAGAGCAAACCAGAAGAAGTGTCTGTACAGAAGGATGTTAAAAGCCACACGTCCCCACCTGCGTCTGTCTGTCCTGTCAGTGCTGCAAAGCCACCAAGGACGAACACCACCTCGTCTCCTACTAACACaagtgcagctcctgcagtggtGGTGCAG GAGCCGCGCAAGCTGAGTTATGCAGAAGTTTGCCAGAAGCCCCCGAAGGAGCCGCCTCCCGTCCCTGTTCAGCCTCTCAGGGAGCTTCGCACCAACATAGATCCCCCTGCCAAAAGCGACAACAGCGCTGCAGCTGAGAGGGCTCCGGAGAAGGCTGCTGACAAAGCTGAGGGCCGGATGAAGGATCACTCCGGGTTCCGAGGCAGTGGAGCGCCCCGGGGAGCTGCGGGGAAAATCAGGGAACAGAGACGCCAGTTTGGACGCAGATCATCGCCTCAGGGAGCGCCGCGGCGTGTGGGCAAGGAGCAGTACAAGGAGCAGTACGTGCCACCTCGGTCACCAAAGTAA
- the LARP4 gene encoding la-related protein 4 isoform X4, whose amino-acid sequence MYSTSCEAARNGTGIDEAAANGIVLTTEDLGYQIYEVAGEGNSIVSTEDIRECLRKQLEFCFSRENLSKDLYLMSQMDSDQFVPIWTIANMEGIKKLTTDMDLILDVLRSSPMVQVDETGEKVRPNHKRCIVILREIPETTPVEEVKALFKNENCPKVISCEFAHNNNWYVTFQSDTDAQQAFKYLREEVKTFQGKPIMARIKAINTFFAKNGYRVVDSSVYAQPVQTQAQFASPLFMQPVYSPQQYSIYSIVPQTWSPNPAPYFETPLAPFPNGGFVNGFNTPGSYKTSAASLSIGRPFHRNRVKPHFRSSHSSEHAAEGPAAAGTVSVGDGPLNRTNSRNFVMERHNSTLTGHQEQGYSQKDSPTMQMEQNGDYGIGRGRRNIFRGRRRREDDRISRPQPSTETKTQTPKFDLLASNFPPLPGSTAKIPGEPVLESRMSDVVKGIGKEKESKDLLPSCPASAQEEQTHSVVQQAVSSSAQAEAVVLSSAVQTESKPEEVSVQKDVKSHTSPPASVCPVSAAKPPRTNTTSSPTNTSAAPAVVVQEPRKLSYAEVCQKPPKEPPPVPVQPLRELRTNIDPPAKSDNSAAAERAPEKAADKAEGRMKDHSGFRGSGAPRGAAGKIREQRRQFGRRSSPQGAPRRVGKEQYKEQYVPPRSPK is encoded by the exons ATGTACTCCACGTCGTGTGAAGCTGCGAGAAATGGCACAGGAATCGATGAAGCAGCTGCTAATGGAATTGTCCTAACAACAGAAGATCTTGGATACCAAATCTATGAAGTGGCTG GTGAAGGCAACTCCATTGTGTCCACAGAAGATATTAGAGAATGTTTGAGGAAACAACTCGAGTTCTGCTTCTCACG TGAGAATCTTTCCAAGGATCTCTACTTGATGTCCCAAATGGACAGCGATCAGTTTGTTCCAATATGGACGATTGCTAACATGGAAGGTATTAAGAAGCTGACAACTGATATGGACCTTATTCTGGATGTTTTGAGAT CTTCCCCTATGGTACAAGTGGATGAGACAGGGGAGAAAGTCAGACCAAACCACAAACGATGTATTGTCATTCTGCGTGAGATCCCTGAAACGACACCTGTAGag GAGGTTAAGGCTTTGTTTAAAAACGAAAATTGCCCCAAAGTCATAAGCTGTGAGTTTGCTCACAACAACAACTGGTACGTTACATTCCAGTCTGACACAGATGCTCAACAG GCATTTAAATACTTAAGGGAAGAAGTGAAAACCTTTCAGGGCAAGCCAATAATG GCCAGGATAAAAGCCATCAACACGTTTTTTGCTAAGAATGGTTACCGGGTAGTGGATTCCAGTGTTTATGCACAGCCTGTTCAAACACAAGCACAGTTTGCCTCACCGCTGTTTATGCAGCCTGTATATAGTCCTCAGCAGTACTCTATTTACAGCATCGTGCCTCAGACATGGTCTCCAAATCCTGCACCTTACTTTGAGACACCGCTG GCCCCCTTTCCTAACGGTGGATTTGTGAATGGCTTTAATACACCAGGATCGTATAAAACAAGTGCTGCTTCTTTGAGTATAGGTCGCCCATTCCATAGGAATCG TGTGAAGCCTCACTTCCGATCATCACACAGCTCAGAGCACGCTGCGGAGGGTCCAGCTGCTGCCGGTACCGTGTCAGTGGGGGATGGACCACTGAATAGAACCAACTCAAGGAATTTTGTTATGGAGAGACATAACAGCACACTAACGGGGCACCAAGAACAAGGCTATTCCCAGAAGGATTCTCCTACCATGCAGATGGAGCAGAATGGAGATTATGGCATCGGCAGGGGCAG GAGGAACATCTTCAGAGGTCGGAGGAGACGAGAAGATGACCGGATTTCA AGACCTCAGCcttcaacagaaacaaagactCAGACACCAAAGTTTGATTTGCTAGCATCGAATTTCCCACCTTTGCCTGGTAGTACAGCAAAAATACCAGGAGAGCCTGTGCTGGAGAGCAGAATGTCTGATGTAGTCAAGGGAATCGGCAAAGAAAAG gaaagcaaagatTTGCTGCCCAGCTGTCCGGCTTCTGCTCAGGAGGAACAGACACACAGCGTTGTCCAGCAGGCTGTGAGTTCATCGGCGCAGGCTGAAGCTGTGGTGTTGAG CAGTGCAGTTCAGACAGAGAGCAAACCAGAAGAAGTGTCTGTACAGAAGGATGTTAAAAGCCACACGTCCCCACCTGCGTCTGTCTGTCCTGTCAGTGCTGCAAAGCCACCAAGGACGAACACCACCTCGTCTCCTACTAACACaagtgcagctcctgcagtggtGGTGCAG GAGCCGCGCAAGCTGAGTTATGCAGAAGTTTGCCAGAAGCCCCCGAAGGAGCCGCCTCCCGTCCCTGTTCAGCCTCTCAGGGAGCTTCGCACCAACATAGATCCCCCTGCCAAAAGCGACAACAGCGCTGCAGCTGAGAGGGCTCCGGAGAAGGCTGCTGACAAAGCTGAGGGCCGGATGAAGGATCACTCCGGGTTCCGAGGCAGTGGAGCGCCCCGGGGAGCTGCGGGGAAAATCAGGGAACAGAGACGCCAGTTTGGACGCAGATCATCGCCTCAGGGAGCGCCGCGGCGTGTGGGCAAGGAGCAGTACAAGGAGCAGTACGTGCCACCTCGGTCACCAAAGTAA
- the LARP4 gene encoding la-related protein 4 isoform X5 — MLLFVEQVTSKGAGLNPNAKVWQEGPQGSGEAAPPSNGTELPWHEPAAVAGTQTEGNAEISEESCKHYEVMYSTSCEAARNGTGIDEAAANGIVLTTEDLGYQIYEVAGEGNSIVSTEDIRECLRKQLEFCFSRENLSKDLYLMSQMDSDQFVPIWTIANMEGIKKLTTDMDLILDVLRSSPMVQVDETGEKVRPNHKRCIVILREIPETTPVEEVKALFKNENCPKVISCEFAHNNNWYVTFQSDTDAQQAFKYLREEVKTFQGKPIMARIKAINTFFAKNGYRVVDSSVYAQPVQTQAQFASPLFMQPVYSPQQYSIYSIVPQTWSPNPAPYFETPLAPFPNGGFVNGFNTPGSYKTSAASLSIGRPFHRNR; from the exons ATGCTGCTGTTCGTGGAG CAGGTAACATCCAAAGGAGCTGGCCTGAACCCCAACGCCAAGGTGTGGCAGGAGGGTCCCCAGGGCAGCGGCGAGGCGGCGCCGCCAAGCAATGGCACGGAGCTGCCATGGCACGAAccagcagctgtggcagggACTCAGACTGAGG GTAACGCAGAGATTTCGGAGGAGAGCTGCAAGCACTATGAAGTGATGTACTCCACGTCGTGTGAAGCTGCGAGAAATGGCACAGGAATCGATGAAGCAGCTGCTAATGGAATTGTCCTAACAACAGAAGATCTTGGATACCAAATCTATGAAGTGGCTG GTGAAGGCAACTCCATTGTGTCCACAGAAGATATTAGAGAATGTTTGAGGAAACAACTCGAGTTCTGCTTCTCACG TGAGAATCTTTCCAAGGATCTCTACTTGATGTCCCAAATGGACAGCGATCAGTTTGTTCCAATATGGACGATTGCTAACATGGAAGGTATTAAGAAGCTGACAACTGATATGGACCTTATTCTGGATGTTTTGAGAT CTTCCCCTATGGTACAAGTGGATGAGACAGGGGAGAAAGTCAGACCAAACCACAAACGATGTATTGTCATTCTGCGTGAGATCCCTGAAACGACACCTGTAGag GAGGTTAAGGCTTTGTTTAAAAACGAAAATTGCCCCAAAGTCATAAGCTGTGAGTTTGCTCACAACAACAACTGGTACGTTACATTCCAGTCTGACACAGATGCTCAACAG GCATTTAAATACTTAAGGGAAGAAGTGAAAACCTTTCAGGGCAAGCCAATAATG GCCAGGATAAAAGCCATCAACACGTTTTTTGCTAAGAATGGTTACCGGGTAGTGGATTCCAGTGTTTATGCACAGCCTGTTCAAACACAAGCACAGTTTGCCTCACCGCTGTTTATGCAGCCTGTATATAGTCCTCAGCAGTACTCTATTTACAGCATCGTGCCTCAGACATGGTCTCCAAATCCTGCACCTTACTTTGAGACACCGCTG GCCCCCTTTCCTAACGGTGGATTTGTGAATGGCTTTAATACACCAGGATCGTATAAAACAAGTGCTGCTTCTTTGAGTATAGGTCGCCCATTCCATAGGAATCGGTAA